From Streptomyces sp. SAI-135:
TGACGGGTGATCCGGCGCTGGTACCACTTGGGAGCGTAGGCGCCGTCCGCGTAGAGCCGCTCGTAACGGCGTACCAGATACGGGTGCTCCCGGTTCAGCCAGGCCATGAACCACTCGCGGGCGCCGGGCCGCAGGTGCAGCACCAGCGGGGTGACCGAGGTGGCCCCGGCGGCCGCGATCGCGCGCACGGTCGCCCGCAGCTGCGCCGGAGCGTCGCTCAGGAACGGGATCACCGGCGCCATCAGCACCCCGCACCCGATGCCGTGCTCGCCCAGCGTCCGTACGACGTCCAGGCGCCGCTCCGGAGCCGGCGTGCCCGGCTCCACGGTGCGCCACAGGTCCGGGTCGGTGAAGCCGACCGAGACCGAGATGCCGATGTCCGTGACCGCGGCGGCCTGCCGCAGCAGGTCGAGGTCGCGCAGGATCAGCGTGCCCTTCGTCAGGATCGAGAAGGGGTTCGCCTGGTCGCGCAGGGCGGCGAGGATGCCCGGCATCAGCCGGTAGCGGCCCTCCGCGCGCTGGTAGCAGTCGACGTTGGTGCCCATCGCTATGTGGTCGCCGGTCCAGCGGCGCGAGGCCAGCTGGCGGCGCAGCAGCTCGGGTGCGTTCACCTTGACCACGATCTGCGAGTCGAAGCCGAGGCCGGTGTCCAGGTCGAGATAGCTGTGGGTCTTGCGGGCGAAGCAGTACACGCACGCGTGGGAGCAGCCGCGGTAGGGGTTCACCGTCCACTCGAAGGGCATGCGGGAGGCGCCCGGCACCCGGTTGATGATCGAACGGGCCCGGATCTCGTGGAAGGTGATCCCGGCGAACTCGG
This genomic window contains:
- a CDS encoding Rv2578c family radical SAM protein, coding for MRWENLTESAEHGRADAALFGADAVVSRTFDTPEFAGITFHEIRARSIINRVPGASRMPFEWTVNPYRGCSHACVYCFARKTHSYLDLDTGLGFDSQIVVKVNAPELLRRQLASRRWTGDHIAMGTNVDCYQRAEGRYRLMPGILAALRDQANPFSILTKGTLILRDLDLLRQAAAVTDIGISVSVGFTDPDLWRTVEPGTPAPERRLDVVRTLGEHGIGCGVLMAPVIPFLSDAPAQLRATVRAIAAAGATSVTPLVLHLRPGAREWFMAWLNREHPYLVRRYERLYADGAYAPKWYQRRITRQVHELAQEYGIGPAGAGMPRRIREPEPEVEPVSEPVQLTLI